CCTGGAGGACACCGAGGGCCTGGCGGGCGGTCATGCGCGCCACGCCATGGGCGGCCATCAGGTCGTTCTCACCGGGCAGCCGGTCGCCGGGGCCGTACTCGCCCGCGGCGATGGCGTCCCTGAGCGCGGCGGCGATCCGCCGGTACTTCGGCTCGGTCACTGCGCGCCTCCTCGTGCTCTCCTCGAAGACGACCCCCGTCATCTCTAGAGACCACCCTAGGCGGCGTGCGGCGGGAAAGTGAGGCGCGGGGCCACCGTTGACATCTCTAGAGATGCCCGCTTCACTGGAAGTTGTCTAGAGACGTTCCCGTGGGTGCAGGTGGGTGCATCGCACCGATCAGGGGAGGCGGCATGGCGCGCGTGGCCAGCATCGTCGGCACCGGCGTGAGACCGGAGCCGCTCGGCTGCATCACGGTGGAGGCGGTGCCGGAGTCGGTCGCCCTGGTCCGGCGGTTGTTCCGCGAGCTCACCGGCGCCCATGGCCTGGGCTTCCCGGTGGACGACTGCGTCCTGCTGGTCTCCGAACTGGTCACGAACGCGGTCGACCACGTCGAGCGTGCCGAGGGGGACGGCGCCCGGCAGGTCCGTGTCGACTGGTGGCGGGTGCGGGACGGCCTGCGCGTCGACGTCCACAGCGGCGGACCGCCGGAGGGGATCCGGCTACGGCAGCCGCGTGACGACGACCCGCGCGGGCGGGGACTGCTGCTCGTCGATCTGCTCACCGACGCCTGGGCCGTGGAGCCGAGCCGCCACGGCGGCACGATGGTCTCGTTCGTCATCGAGAACGTCTGGCGGCCGGCGAGGCCCGTGCGGTCGGCTTGAGCGAAGGGCGCCGGGAACGGCAGGGCGCGGCGGGCCGCGCACCGCCTTCGGCCGGGCCGCGAGGCCGCCCGGCCCGACGCCGTCCTCCCGACAGCCCCGCGCGGGTGACCGCGTCAGCCGGGATGCACCCGGGGCGGCGCAGGCAGGGCGGCGCGCCGCGACCGCCCCTCGGGGGTCGTGGGGTGGCCGGCCCACCCATGAGCCGACGCCGTCCCCGGCCACCGCACGGATGCGCATCCCGCACGGGTGTCCGCCCCGCGTGGGGGGCCGCGTCAGCCGACGCGCTCCCCCTCCGGCATCCGCTCGCTGCCCGCGGCGACCAGCCGGGACGCACCCGGGCCGCCCCGGTCGAGCAGTCCCGCCGTCACCGCGATGGCCAGGCCGATCACCGCGAGGACCGCGCCCACCAGGGTCGGGGAGGTCCAGCCCCAGCCCGCGGCGATGGCGACGCCGCCGAGCCACGCCCCGCCGGCGTTGGCGAGGTTGAAGGCCGAGTGGTTGGAGGCCGAGGCCAGGGTCGGGGCGTGCCGGGCCTTGTTCATGACGAGCATCTGCAGCGGCGTCGTGGTCATGAAGCCGACCGCGCCGAGGACGACGACCGTCGCGAGGGCCGCCCACTTCACGTGCACGGTGAAGTCGAAGAGGACCAGCACGGCCGCCAGCGCGGCCAGCGACCCGTAGAGCGTGGGTCGCAGCGCCCGGTCGGTGAGCGGGCCGGCGACGAGGGCGCCGAGCGTCATGCCGATGCCGAAGAGGGCGAGGACGAGCGTGACGGAGGTCTCGGAGAAGCCCGTGACCTCGGTCATCATCGACGCGAGATAGCTGTAGACCGCGAAGACCCCGGCGAAGCCGAAGACCGCGGTGAGCAGCCCGAGCAGCACCTGCCGGTCGCCGAGGGCGCGCAGTTCCTGGCCGAGGCCCCCGTGCCGTTCGCGCGGGAGCTGGGGGACGAGCAGGGTGAGCGCGGCCATCGCCACCAGCCCGATGCCCGCGACCACGAGGAACGTGGCGCGCCAGCCGAGGTGCTGGCCGAGCAGGGTGGCGCTGGGGACGCCGACGATGTTGGCGACCGTCAGGCCGAGGAACATCGTCGCGACCGCCCGGGCCTGCCGTCCCTCGGCCACCAGCCGGGCGGCGACCACCGCCCCGACGCCGAAGAACGCGCCGTGCGGCAGCCCCGCCAGCACCCGCCCCACGACGAGCAGCCCGAAGGAGGGGGCCAGCGCGGAGGCGAGGTTGCCGATGGTGAAGAGGCCCATGAGCAGGACGAGCATCCGCTTGCGCGGGATGCGCGAGCCCAGTGCCGTGAGCAGCGGGGCGCCGATGACGACGCCGAGGGCGTAGGCGGAGACCAGGTATCCGGCGGTGGGCACCGAGGTGCCGAGATCGTCGGCGACATTGGGCAGCAGGCCCATCATCACGAACTCGGTGGTGCCGATGCCGAACGCGGAGATCGCCAGGGCGAGCAGCGCCAGGGGCATGGAAGACCTTTCAGAGGATGTTCCCTTCCGGAACAAAGCCTCTCGGACCAAATGTTCCCGCCCCTGACGGAAAGGTGAACAGCTGGTCAGATCTTTACCCGGGCGGCCACCGGCAGGTGGTCGCTGTTCGTCTCGGGGAGGGTCCAGGCCGAGACGGGGTCCATGCCGCGCACCATGA
The window above is part of the Streptomyces syringium genome. Proteins encoded here:
- a CDS encoding MFS transporter, encoding MPLALLALAISAFGIGTTEFVMMGLLPNVADDLGTSVPTAGYLVSAYALGVVIGAPLLTALGSRIPRKRMLVLLMGLFTIGNLASALAPSFGLLVVGRVLAGLPHGAFFGVGAVVAARLVAEGRQARAVATMFLGLTVANIVGVPSATLLGQHLGWRATFLVVAGIGLVAMAALTLLVPQLPRERHGGLGQELRALGDRQVLLGLLTAVFGFAGVFAVYSYLASMMTEVTGFSETSVTLVLALFGIGMTLGALVAGPLTDRALRPTLYGSLAALAAVLVLFDFTVHVKWAALATVVVLGAVGFMTTTPLQMLVMNKARHAPTLASASNHSAFNLANAGGAWLGGVAIAAGWGWTSPTLVGAVLAVIGLAIAVTAGLLDRGGPGASRLVAAGSERMPEGERVG
- a CDS encoding ATP-binding protein; this translates as MARVASIVGTGVRPEPLGCITVEAVPESVALVRRLFRELTGAHGLGFPVDDCVLLVSELVTNAVDHVERAEGDGARQVRVDWWRVRDGLRVDVHSGGPPEGIRLRQPRDDDPRGRGLLLVDLLTDAWAVEPSRHGGTMVSFVIENVWRPARPVRSA